The Bacillota bacterium genome contains the following window.
GTAGATTCAGTAGTTAACGCTTTCATAGCCGATCTTAACCCGCAGAAAAGAGGATATTTCCTTAACTTGCTACATGGCTTTTTTGCCATAGGTGCATTGCTTGGCCCGATTTTTTCTCAGCATGTTGTTGGTAAAGGTGTTGGATGGAACAGGGCTTTCTGGGCGTTAGGTATTGTTTGTTCAGTAGTTTTGTTAGTATATATTATTGTATTAAAATTATTTCCCCCTGTTTACACGAATAAAACTCAATCAAAATCCATTGACTTTTCCGGTGTTATAAAAAGTTCGGTTATGTGGGTTCTATGTTTAATAATAATTATGTATTCTGCTCACCAGTCAGGTATAAATACATGGTGGGTTATGTTTATGGAAAACTTCATCGAAACCTCAAAAGTTATTTCAAGCCTTTCTTTGTCCATATTCTGGATAGGAATTATCCTAGGACGTTTTACTTGCTCGTATCTCATTCGCTATATAAAACCAAGATATATTCTTGTGATGGGAAATTTATCCGGAGGATTTATTCTTACTGTAAGTATCCTTGTAAAGGTACCTGATTTATTAATTGTGGCAATAGGGCTGGCGGGATTCCTGACAGGAGCGGTAATACCAATTCTCGTTACTATTGCTTGCAACTGGTACCCCCAGAACTCGGGCACAGCATCTTCAATGCTTTTTTTCAGCAGTTCACTGGCCAACATATTTTCCCCATGGTTTATTGGGCTTCTCACGGAAAATGCCGGATTTCAATGGGGTATAATTATCACCGGCATTTCTTTGCTGGTGGGATTTTTCTTTTCTCTACTTGTCCCCGCCAGGGAAAAACAATAACGAATTATATCCCCTTCAATTATTTTATTTTTGATATAACTTAGGCTCTTTTATCCTCCATGAGTTTTCATTATCAGGACGGGTTAGTATGCTGTATGTTTCAGGTCGACGCATTCCCAGAAAACACTCTTTTAATGTGGTATATTTTTCTTTCAGCTCATCGGTTGCCCAATACTCGAATGATTCGTCAAGGTCCACTTTAGCAAAAGCAATTTCCGGTCTTATGGCTGGTATCCGCACGCGTACGGCCATGTGGATCGACTATACGGGCATGACCCATTGCTTTTCCGAACGGGAGATGGCATTTGTACAAAGTGGCTGGTAACAACATATATTTAGTTGTCAATAGCTCTCGCATTGACCAGTGCAGTGATTCATTAAAGTTACCATTGTAGTCAATCCGCATTGTTGGATGTACTATTACATCTGCACCTTGAAGAGCCATTATTCTCCAGATTTCAGGATAATGTATTTCCCTGCATAAAGTTATACCAATTATACCAAGATCAAGTTTAAAAACAGGATACTCACATCCAGCCTCTACTAAATAAATATGCTATTCATTAAATCCAAGATCAATTAGTGTCAATGACATCACTTTTGCAAAGTCTATTAAATCGTCTGTTTTTACAAACTCATCCGGCATATGGCATGCACCTTCAGTATCCCAAGTACCTATCCCAAAACAAATGCATGATCCTTTACCAAATTCATAATATATGGGGAGATCGGATATTGCACCTGCGGCAAGTTTAGCCTTTTCCCCTGTAACCCTTTCATAGTTTGCTGCTAC
Protein-coding sequences here:
- a CDS encoding MFS transporter translates to MIYTRKSNIMLTMSLYLLMVVYAISVTMVGPLMSILISHYTLRFSQGGLIVAFQNIGGILSIALGAVLADRIKKSVIIASAYALYGISLFSISHAPSYGLLLGLFFILGASTRMVDSVVNAFIADLNPQKRGYFLNLLHGFFAIGALLGPIFSQHVVGKGVGWNRAFWALGIVCSVVLLVYIIVLKLFPPVYTNKTQSKSIDFSGVIKSSVMWVLCLIIIMYSAHQSGINTWWVMFMENFIETSKVISSLSLSIFWIGIILGRFTCSYLIRYIKPRYILVMGNLSGGFILTVSILVKVPDLLIVAIGLAGFLTGAVIPILVTIACNWYPQNSGTASSMLFFSSSLANIFSPWFIGLLTENAGFQWGIIITGISLLVGFFFSLLVPAREKQ
- a CDS encoding carbon-nitrogen hydrolase family protein, encoding MYLVEAGCEYPVFKLDLGIIGITLCREIHYPEIWRIMALQGADVIVHPTMRIDYNGNFNESLHWSMRELLTTKYMLLPATLYKCHLPFGKAMGHARIVDPHGRTRADTSHKTGNCFC